A single region of the Rhizobium sp. ARZ01 genome encodes:
- a CDS encoding peptidoglycan-binding protein — protein sequence MNGSRANPPRYGDRPSFDALNRTIEGLEARIEGLMGGRERGRDSGYGRGEPPRPEGARANPLRDDPVGEIMQRQRALDAGRERHAVRTERPSDTSPPAQQAQPDFAMKEIARALVGLRQDLKRDISDGLGREMDTLRAEMRAIRQSAEARDHGDDVREDLQRLAHGINQLERRSGRSETDSLRVEFDELRSVLDGLAREDSVRRMEDRWSGMEERLSAFDQSRDDELVALAYRLDELKAQIQSVSATPALRDLERQLHAMGQALEALGRSVQHDDRRFVPHFEGLDLRLDEISRAIAASGRAQSTAADAALFQRIESRIVDLGDQLDAMAHRPAAEQDLGQRLEALAYRIEELTNEKAAIRLEERLDQLSAMIEQGQRAPAAGADLTRHLSDISRKIDALDHGSVNDALAERLDYLARRIDELDVAAEAPFAGDRFSSIEGRLQAIAERLDRTSAAPADDGSALRSLETQIAHLSTLISTPQPAAALPSDFDSRMATIEDYMATNDEYIIEAARQAAETVMQAYQRHGDGSAAPSDMAAISALAEDLRTLEDVMRSSEDRTARTFEALHDTLVQIAGRLEQLDTPHERYHEEERQPAPAIQRATAPVFEEEEYPFVDDGYETAARAQGDRQPTSELEEAGRELEMAVDVVEAATVGAIGGTVAEPVAKAGKTSLIAGLARRFAPAKKEAPVVAERQQIDSAPSIDPGDEIAPEVANQLLEPGSGAPDVRKILERVRANQAEGRTASADAGKADFIAAARRAARMAAEETDTLARVAPERKGSSSGAAAATFGRHRRPILMAVGAILLAIMSYPLVNTLVRGDEAPKPTAIEQASVAAPPSDEAKPVGSEAVAAQDLAVPTPENKVPVEVIEGDSSVLDNAAVPVEIAKPTVENTELDTASPALAVTGAEQLTRPADNSIAAQTGGFEPIVTTEVSGGVKDVPENGGGTTETVVGASNPSQDVANVITVPPTIEPASLAKSAGEGDSLALFEIGARYTDGRGVSIDMAESAKWYALSAERGFAPAQYRLGSLYEKGQGVERDLAKARSLYEQAAKQGNASAMHNLAVVLATGGGKAPDFAAATEWFKKAADLGVRDSQFNLAILYARGNGVPTDLEESYKWFAIAARDGDRDAAEKRDEVANAMKPEQLSSAKAKLELWKEQPLDEKANSVDLPDEWVGKGTKTASVDMKKAIRNIQAILNNNGFDAGTPDGAMGPKTVLAIKAFQKSVGQAETGKIDDKLVNELLKRNKPQG from the coding sequence ATGAACGGATCGCGAGCAAATCCCCCCCGCTATGGCGACAGGCCTTCATTCGATGCGTTGAACCGGACCATCGAAGGTCTGGAGGCGCGCATCGAGGGGTTGATGGGCGGACGCGAACGCGGGCGCGACAGCGGATACGGACGCGGCGAGCCGCCTCGGCCGGAAGGCGCGCGCGCAAATCCTCTTCGGGATGATCCTGTCGGCGAAATCATGCAGCGCCAGCGCGCACTCGACGCGGGCCGCGAACGGCACGCCGTGCGGACTGAACGGCCGTCCGACACCTCCCCTCCAGCGCAGCAAGCCCAGCCGGACTTCGCCATGAAGGAGATCGCACGCGCGCTCGTCGGCCTGCGACAGGACCTGAAGCGGGACATTTCCGACGGCCTTGGACGCGAGATGGACACGTTGCGCGCCGAGATGCGCGCCATCCGCCAGTCCGCCGAAGCCCGTGACCACGGCGACGACGTGCGCGAAGACCTGCAGCGGCTGGCCCATGGCATCAATCAGCTCGAACGGCGGTCCGGCCGATCCGAAACCGACAGCCTTCGTGTCGAGTTCGACGAGCTGCGCTCGGTGCTCGACGGTCTGGCGCGCGAGGACTCCGTCCGTCGCATGGAGGATCGCTGGAGCGGGATGGAGGAGAGGCTTTCGGCCTTCGACCAGAGCCGTGACGACGAGCTCGTAGCGCTTGCCTATCGATTGGACGAACTCAAGGCGCAGATCCAGTCCGTCAGCGCAACGCCGGCCCTTCGCGATCTGGAACGCCAACTGCATGCGATGGGCCAGGCCCTGGAAGCACTCGGCCGCAGCGTTCAGCACGATGATCGGCGTTTTGTTCCCCATTTCGAAGGGCTGGACCTGAGGCTCGACGAAATCAGCAGGGCGATCGCGGCAAGCGGCCGCGCGCAAAGCACGGCCGCCGACGCAGCTCTGTTCCAGCGCATCGAGAGCCGGATCGTCGATCTCGGTGATCAGCTTGATGCGATGGCCCACCGCCCGGCAGCCGAGCAGGATCTGGGCCAGCGGCTGGAGGCGCTCGCCTACCGGATCGAGGAACTGACGAACGAAAAAGCGGCGATCCGTCTCGAGGAGCGGCTTGATCAGCTTTCGGCCATGATCGAGCAGGGCCAGCGCGCGCCGGCGGCGGGCGCCGACCTGACGCGCCATCTCTCCGACATCTCCCGCAAGATCGATGCACTCGATCATGGTTCGGTCAATGATGCGCTCGCCGAGAGGCTCGACTATCTTGCCCGACGCATCGATGAACTCGATGTGGCGGCCGAAGCACCGTTCGCCGGCGATCGCTTTTCGTCCATCGAGGGCCGCCTGCAGGCGATCGCCGAGCGGCTCGACCGCACGAGCGCCGCACCCGCCGACGATGGTAGCGCACTGCGCAGCCTGGAAACTCAGATTGCCCATCTTTCGACGCTGATCAGCACACCGCAGCCGGCTGCCGCACTGCCGTCCGATTTCGACAGCCGCATGGCGACGATCGAAGACTACATGGCGACCAACGACGAATACATCATCGAAGCTGCCCGCCAGGCGGCCGAGACGGTGATGCAGGCGTATCAGCGCCATGGTGATGGGAGCGCTGCTCCCTCCGACATGGCGGCGATCTCGGCGTTGGCTGAAGATCTGCGCACGCTCGAAGACGTCATGCGCTCCAGCGAGGATCGCACGGCCCGGACGTTCGAAGCGCTGCACGATACGTTGGTCCAAATTGCCGGGCGCCTTGAGCAACTCGACACGCCCCACGAGCGCTACCATGAGGAAGAGCGGCAGCCCGCGCCCGCGATACAGCGCGCCACGGCTCCAGTTTTCGAAGAAGAAGAGTATCCGTTCGTTGATGACGGCTACGAAACCGCAGCCAGAGCGCAAGGCGATCGTCAGCCGACGAGCGAGTTGGAAGAAGCCGGCCGCGAACTGGAGATGGCAGTCGATGTCGTCGAAGCGGCGACGGTTGGCGCCATCGGCGGCACGGTTGCGGAGCCGGTCGCGAAGGCCGGCAAGACCAGCCTGATTGCCGGCCTCGCGCGCCGCTTCGCGCCGGCGAAAAAGGAAGCACCGGTTGTGGCGGAGCGCCAACAGATCGATTCCGCTCCTTCGATCGATCCGGGCGACGAGATCGCTCCCGAAGTGGCCAACCAGTTGCTGGAACCCGGCTCCGGCGCGCCGGACGTGCGCAAGATTCTCGAACGCGTCAGGGCAAACCAGGCGGAAGGCAGGACGGCATCGGCCGATGCCGGCAAGGCGGACTTCATCGCCGCGGCTCGTCGCGCTGCGCGCATGGCGGCGGAGGAAACCGATACGCTTGCCCGTGTTGCGCCTGAAAGGAAGGGCTCCAGCTCCGGCGCGGCGGCCGCGACGTTCGGCCGTCATCGCCGGCCGATCCTGATGGCCGTCGGCGCGATTTTGCTGGCGATCATGTCCTATCCACTCGTCAACACGCTGGTGCGTGGCGACGAGGCGCCCAAGCCGACAGCGATCGAGCAGGCCAGCGTTGCCGCACCGCCGAGCGACGAGGCTAAGCCGGTCGGCAGTGAGGCCGTGGCTGCGCAAGACCTCGCCGTCCCGACGCCGGAGAACAAGGTTCCGGTCGAGGTCATCGAGGGAGATTCGTCGGTGCTCGACAACGCAGCCGTGCCCGTGGAGATCGCCAAGCCGACGGTGGAGAACACCGAGCTCGATACGGCCTCGCCAGCCTTGGCGGTGACAGGCGCGGAGCAGTTGACACGGCCGGCCGACAACTCGATCGCAGCCCAGACCGGCGGTTTCGAGCCTATTGTGACGACGGAGGTTTCCGGCGGCGTCAAGGACGTTCCCGAGAATGGAGGCGGCACCACGGAAACGGTCGTCGGCGCCAGCAACCCGTCTCAGGATGTTGCCAACGTCATCACGGTGCCGCCGACGATCGAGCCGGCATCTCTGGCCAAATCGGCCGGCGAAGGCGACAGTCTGGCGCTGTTCGAGATCGGAGCGCGTTACACGGACGGCCGCGGCGTTTCGATCGACATGGCCGAATCCGCGAAGTGGTATGCATTGTCGGCGGAACGCGGCTTTGCGCCTGCACAGTACCGTCTCGGCAGCCTCTATGAAAAGGGGCAGGGCGTCGAGCGCGACCTCGCTAAGGCCCGCAGCCTCTATGAGCAGGCGGCTAAGCAGGGCAACGCCAGCGCTATGCATAATCTTGCGGTCGTGCTTGCGACTGGTGGCGGCAAGGCACCGGATTTTGCGGCAGCTACCGAGTGGTTCAAGAAGGCGGCGGACCTCGGCGTTCGCGACAGCCAGTTCAACCTTGCGATCCTCTATGCACGCGGCAACGGCGTACCGACGGATCTGGAAGAGTCCTACAAGTGGTTTGCAATCGCCGCCCGTGACGGCGACCGGGATGCTGCCGAAAAGCGTGACGAAGTGGCGAACGCCATGAAGCCGGAGCAGCTTTCGAGCGCGAAGGCCAAACTGGAGCTTTGGAAGGAGCAGCCGCTCGATGAGAAGGCAAACTCGGTGGACCTGCCCGACGAA
- a CDS encoding acyl-CoA dehydrogenase C-terminal domain-containing protein, producing the protein MPIYKAPVNETLFVLNDVLGLERYNNLPGFADTTPDTVEAIAGEAAKLSEEALFPLNLSGDQEGCKRADDGSVSVPKGFKEAFDLYREGGWLGLAVPEEFGGQGLPYVIHTAVGEYMSSANMSLMMYPGLTQGAIAAILVHGSDEQKKTYLPKMVAGTWTGTMNLTEPHCGTDLGMLRTKAVPNGDGSYRISGQKIFISAGDHGMSENIIHLVLARIEGAPDGTKGISLFIVPKFVLDESGNPGKRNGVSCGAIEHKMGIHGNSTCVMNYDEATGYLIGTENKGLNAMFVMMNEARLGVGLQGLAIAEVAYQNAANYARDRIQGRSLSGPKAPDKRADPIIVHPDIRRSLLTIKAWNEGGRAFLLWTALQSDIAHRAADENERQAADDILGLATPILKGVLTDKGFDHAVMAQQVFGGHGYIEEHGMSQYVRDARIAMIYEGANGIQALDLVGRKLGMNGGRAVMALFKEIGDFCEENRADESLSFFTKHLKKGLNDLQASTMWFMQHAMAKPDNAGAGSTDYMHLFGLVVVGYMWARMAKAAQVGLAAGAGEREAFLRNKLITGRFFMERIMPETALRKGRIETGAETMMAMAAEAF; encoded by the coding sequence ATGCCAATCTATAAAGCCCCAGTGAACGAAACGTTGTTCGTCCTCAACGACGTGCTCGGTCTGGAGCGATACAACAATCTTCCCGGGTTTGCTGACACGACGCCGGACACGGTCGAGGCAATCGCAGGGGAAGCGGCAAAGCTCTCCGAGGAGGCCCTGTTCCCGCTCAATCTCTCCGGTGACCAGGAAGGCTGCAAGCGTGCAGACGACGGCTCGGTCAGCGTGCCAAAGGGCTTCAAGGAGGCCTTCGACCTTTATCGCGAGGGTGGATGGCTGGGTCTTGCCGTGCCGGAGGAATTCGGCGGCCAGGGCCTTCCCTATGTGATCCACACCGCGGTCGGCGAATACATGTCGTCAGCGAACATGTCGCTGATGATGTATCCGGGCCTGACGCAAGGCGCGATCGCAGCGATCCTGGTCCATGGATCGGACGAGCAGAAGAAGACCTACCTGCCGAAGATGGTCGCCGGCACCTGGACCGGGACGATGAACCTGACCGAGCCGCATTGCGGCACAGACCTCGGAATGTTGCGCACCAAGGCCGTACCGAACGGCGATGGCTCCTACAGGATTTCCGGCCAGAAGATCTTCATCTCCGCAGGCGACCACGGCATGTCGGAGAACATCATCCACCTGGTGCTCGCCCGCATCGAGGGCGCCCCGGACGGCACCAAGGGCATCTCGCTTTTCATCGTGCCGAAGTTTGTTCTCGATGAAAGCGGCAATCCCGGCAAGCGCAACGGTGTTTCCTGCGGCGCCATCGAACACAAGATGGGCATCCACGGCAATTCAACCTGCGTCATGAATTACGACGAAGCGACCGGCTACCTCATCGGCACGGAGAACAAGGGCCTCAACGCCATGTTCGTGATGATGAATGAAGCCCGCCTCGGTGTCGGCCTGCAGGGCCTCGCTATTGCCGAGGTCGCCTACCAGAACGCCGCAAACTATGCCCGCGATCGTATCCAGGGCCGCTCGCTCTCCGGTCCGAAGGCTCCGGACAAGCGCGCCGACCCGATCATCGTCCATCCCGACATCCGCCGCTCGCTGCTGACCATCAAGGCCTGGAACGAGGGCGGCCGCGCCTTCCTGCTCTGGACGGCGCTTCAGTCGGACATCGCCCATCGCGCGGCAGACGAGAACGAGCGGCAGGCGGCCGACGACATTCTTGGTCTCGCAACGCCGATCCTGAAGGGCGTGCTGACCGACAAGGGCTTCGACCACGCGGTGATGGCGCAGCAGGTCTTTGGCGGCCACGGCTACATCGAAGAACACGGCATGAGCCAGTACGTACGCGACGCGCGGATTGCGATGATCTACGAAGGTGCAAACGGCATCCAGGCGCTCGACCTCGTCGGTCGCAAGCTCGGCATGAACGGTGGCCGTGCAGTCATGGCCCTGTTCAAGGAGATCGGCGACTTCTGCGAGGAGAACCGTGCCGACGAAAGCCTCTCCTTCTTCACCAAGCACCTGAAGAAGGGACTGAACGACCTGCAGGCGTCGACCATGTGGTTCATGCAGCACGCCATGGCCAAGCCCGACAATGCCGGGGCCGGTTCCACCGACTACATGCACCTGTTCGGCCTCGTCGTCGTCGGCTACATGTGGGCAAGGATGGCCAAGGCAGCACAGGTGGGACTTGCGGCAGGTGCCGGCGAGCGCGAAGCGTTCCTGCGCAACAAGCTCATCACCGGCCGCTTCTTCATGGAGCGCATCATGCCGGAAACGGCGTTGCGCAAGGGCCGCATCGAGACCGGCGCCGAGACGATGATGGCGATGGCCGCTGAGGCATTCTAA
- a CDS encoding acetyl-CoA C-acetyltransferase, with product MTEVFIYDHVRTPRGRGKKDGALHEVPSVRLAAKALEAIRDRNGLDTSKVDDIIMGCVDPVMDAGAVIPKAAAFEAGYSTKAPGMQISRFCASGLDAVNFGAGKIAQGADDIVIAGGVESMSRVGMGMSGGSWYMDPSVNFPGYFMPQGVSADLIATKYGFSRDDVDAYAVESQKRAANAWEKGYFSKSVVPVKDINGLTILDRDEHMRPGTDMQALAQLNPSFQMPGEMGGFEAVAIQAHPEIEAINYVHHAGNSSGIVDGSGVVLLGSKEGGAILGKKPRARIRAFANIGSDPALMLTGPVDVTEKLLKRAGMKLSDIDLFELNEAFAAVVLRYCQAFEIPRDKINVNGGAIAMGHPLGATGAMILGTVLDELERRDLNTALVTLCIGAGMGTATIIERV from the coding sequence ATGACCGAAGTTTTTATCTATGACCACGTGCGCACCCCGCGCGGGCGCGGCAAAAAGGACGGCGCGCTGCACGAGGTACCCTCCGTTCGCCTCGCCGCCAAGGCGCTGGAAGCCATCCGCGATCGCAACGGGCTGGACACGTCGAAGGTAGACGACATCATCATGGGCTGCGTCGATCCGGTGATGGACGCCGGCGCCGTCATCCCGAAGGCCGCGGCCTTCGAAGCCGGCTACTCGACCAAGGCGCCCGGTATGCAGATCTCGCGCTTTTGCGCCTCCGGCCTCGACGCCGTGAACTTCGGTGCTGGGAAGATTGCACAAGGAGCGGACGACATCGTTATCGCCGGTGGGGTGGAAAGCATGTCGCGCGTTGGCATGGGCATGTCCGGCGGCTCCTGGTACATGGATCCGTCCGTCAACTTCCCGGGCTATTTCATGCCCCAGGGTGTTTCCGCCGACCTGATCGCCACCAAATACGGTTTTTCCCGCGACGACGTCGACGCCTACGCGGTCGAAAGCCAGAAGCGCGCCGCCAATGCCTGGGAAAAGGGCTACTTTTCCAAATCCGTCGTGCCGGTGAAGGACATCAACGGCCTGACCATTCTTGACCGCGACGAGCATATGCGCCCCGGCACTGACATGCAGGCGTTGGCGCAGCTCAACCCGTCCTTCCAGATGCCGGGCGAGATGGGCGGCTTTGAGGCCGTCGCCATCCAGGCCCATCCGGAGATCGAGGCGATCAACTACGTCCACCACGCCGGCAACTCGTCCGGCATCGTCGACGGCTCCGGTGTGGTCCTGCTCGGCTCGAAGGAAGGCGGCGCGATCCTCGGCAAAAAGCCGCGCGCCCGCATCAGGGCCTTCGCCAATATCGGCTCAGATCCGGCACTGATGCTGACCGGTCCGGTCGACGTGACGGAAAAGCTCCTGAAGCGTGCCGGAATGAAGCTTTCCGACATCGACCTGTTCGAGCTGAACGAGGCCTTTGCCGCCGTCGTACTGCGCTACTGCCAAGCCTTCGAGATCCCGCGCGACAAGATCAACGTCAATGGTGGCGCGATCGCCATGGGCCATCCGCTCGGCGCGACCGGCGCGATGATCCTCGGCACGGTTCTGGACGAGTTGGAGCGGCGTGACCTCAATACGGCGCTGGTAACGCTCTGCATCGGCGCCGGCATGGGTACGGCGACCATCATCGAGCGCGTCTGA
- a CDS encoding 3-hydroxyacyl-CoA dehydrogenase NAD-binding domain-containing protein: MTYKNFKIETDADGIALVTWDMPDKSMNVLTVEVMEELNAIIDQTVADGAVKGVVITSGKSSFSGGADLSMIKSMFTLQQEEKAKDPAHAVEKLFALTGQMSGLFRKLETCGKPWVSAINGTCMGGAFELSLACHGRVASNAKSVKIALPEVKVGIFPGAGGTQRVPRLANAQDALQMMTTGSSLTAARAKAMNLVHQVVAPEELIAAAKQMIKDGLKPIAPWDEKGFKAPGGGIWTPAAAQLWPAAPAILRRESAGNYPGALAILKCVYEGLQVPFDTALKIEQRYFTYILQTTEAFSMIRSLFISMQELGKGARRPAGVPKSEFKKVGIVGAGFMGASIGYVTAAAGIPVVLIDRDQEAADKGKSVCEGLVSGSVSKGRMSKEEGEKLLELITPTADYGSLSDADLVIEAVFEDREVKKAVAEKIEAVLPEGSIFASNTSTLPITGLAKNSKRPNQFIGIHFFSPVEKMMLTEVILGKETGDKALAVALDYVAAIKKTPIVVNDTRGFYVNRCVFRYIGEAYDMLIEGVPAAMIENAAKMAGMPVGPLSLNDEVAVDLSYKIFKASIADLGPQSVDPRHMELVTKLVEDGRLGRKSAKGFYDYPPKPAKKRLWPGLKDLYPQQKPEDVDVKVLKERLLVTIALEAARTVEEGIVTDPREADVGSILGFGFAPYTGGTLSYIDGMGVKTFVALCEKLAAKYGSHFKPTPLLLDMAAKGETFYGRFDPYAKGKAA, translated from the coding sequence ATGACATACAAGAACTTCAAGATCGAAACCGACGCTGATGGCATTGCGCTTGTCACCTGGGACATGCCCGACAAGTCAATGAACGTGCTGACCGTCGAGGTAATGGAAGAACTCAACGCGATCATCGACCAGACGGTTGCCGACGGCGCCGTCAAGGGCGTCGTCATCACCTCCGGCAAGTCCTCCTTCTCCGGCGGCGCTGATCTTTCGATGATCAAGTCGATGTTCACGCTGCAGCAGGAGGAAAAGGCGAAGGATCCGGCGCATGCGGTCGAAAAGCTGTTTGCCCTGACCGGCCAGATGAGTGGCCTGTTCCGCAAGCTCGAGACCTGCGGCAAGCCCTGGGTGTCAGCGATCAACGGTACCTGCATGGGTGGCGCCTTCGAGTTGTCGCTCGCCTGCCATGGCCGTGTCGCCTCGAATGCCAAGTCGGTCAAAATTGCGCTCCCCGAGGTGAAGGTCGGCATCTTCCCCGGCGCCGGCGGCACCCAGCGCGTGCCGCGCCTTGCCAATGCGCAGGACGCGCTGCAGATGATGACCACCGGCTCTTCGCTGACGGCCGCGCGCGCCAAGGCTATGAACCTTGTCCACCAGGTCGTCGCCCCCGAAGAACTGATCGCGGCCGCCAAGCAGATGATCAAGGACGGCCTGAAGCCGATCGCCCCGTGGGACGAGAAGGGCTTCAAGGCTCCCGGCGGCGGCATCTGGACGCCGGCTGCGGCCCAGCTCTGGCCGGCAGCGCCCGCGATCCTGCGCCGCGAGAGCGCCGGCAACTATCCGGGGGCGCTGGCGATCCTCAAATGCGTCTACGAGGGCCTGCAGGTGCCGTTCGATACGGCGCTCAAGATCGAACAGCGCTACTTCACCTACATTCTGCAGACGACCGAAGCCTTCTCGATGATCCGCTCGCTGTTCATCTCCATGCAGGAGTTGGGCAAGGGTGCGCGCCGGCCTGCCGGAGTGCCGAAGAGCGAGTTCAAGAAGGTCGGCATCGTCGGCGCCGGTTTCATGGGCGCCTCGATCGGCTATGTCACGGCTGCCGCCGGCATCCCCGTCGTGCTGATCGACCGCGACCAGGAGGCTGCCGACAAGGGCAAGTCCGTCTGCGAGGGCCTTGTCTCCGGCAGCGTCTCCAAGGGCCGCATGAGCAAGGAGGAGGGCGAAAAGCTGCTAGAATTGATCACGCCAACTGCCGACTATGGTTCCCTGTCGGATGCCGATCTCGTGATCGAGGCGGTCTTCGAGGACCGCGAAGTCAAGAAGGCCGTTGCAGAGAAGATCGAGGCGGTTCTGCCGGAAGGCTCGATCTTTGCCTCCAACACCTCGACGCTGCCGATCACCGGCCTGGCGAAGAACTCCAAGCGTCCGAACCAGTTCATCGGCATCCACTTCTTCTCGCCGGTCGAGAAGATGATGCTGACCGAAGTGATCCTCGGCAAGGAGACTGGCGACAAGGCGCTCGCCGTCGCACTCGACTATGTCGCGGCAATCAAGAAGACGCCGATCGTCGTCAACGACACGCGCGGCTTCTACGTCAACCGCTGCGTCTTCCGCTATATCGGCGAGGCCTACGACATGTTGATCGAGGGCGTGCCGGCGGCGATGATCGAGAATGCGGCAAAGATGGCCGGCATGCCGGTCGGCCCGCTCTCGCTCAACGACGAGGTGGCCGTCGATCTCTCCTACAAGATCTTCAAGGCTTCCATCGCCGATCTTGGCCCGCAGTCCGTCGATCCGCGTCATATGGAACTGGTGACGAAGCTGGTCGAGGACGGGCGTCTCGGCCGCAAGAGCGCCAAGGGCTTCTACGACTATCCGCCGAAGCCGGCCAAGAAGCGCCTCTGGCCCGGCCTGAAGGATCTCTATCCGCAGCAGAAGCCGGAAGACGTCGACGTCAAGGTGCTGAAGGAACGCCTGCTCGTGACGATCGCGCTCGAGGCCGCTCGCACGGTCGAGGAAGGCATCGTCACCGATCCGCGCGAGGCCGATGTCGGCTCCATCCTCGGCTTCGGTTTCGCTCCCTACACCGGCGGCACGCTGTCCTACATCGACGGCATGGGCGTGAAGACCTTCGTCGCGCTCTGTGAGAAGCTCGCTGCCAAATACGGTAGCCACTTCAAGCCGACGCCGCTGCTCCTCGACATGGCCGCCAAGGGCGAGACGTTCTACGGCCGGTTCGATCCGTATGCGAAGGGCAAGGCGGCCTAG
- a CDS encoding arylsulfatase has translation MLRDVGKSLCGRAFQARDGSAGLSRRHLLLLGGTALAAATATSFTPRLARAQAPTRPPNILILWGDDVGYWNISAYNQGMMGYKTPNIDRIAREGGLFTDYYGQQSCTAGRAAFITGQSPYRTGLLKVGLPGAKEGMQAEDATLPELLKPHGYVTGQFGKNHLGDLDEHLPTAHGFDEFFGSLYHLNAEDEPEHPDYPKDPAFKERFGPRGVLHAYADGRIENTGPLTKKRMETIDQEVTDAAIDFLKRAKEQDKPFFLWWNTTRMHIWTRLKPESQGKTGLGIYPDGMVEHDAAVGQMLKALDDLGFAENTIVMYSTDNGAEKFTWPDGGTSPFRGEKNTNWEGGFRVPCMVRWPGTIAPGTIYNEIVAHEDWIPTLVAAAGEPDVKAKLLAGYTAGAKTFKVHLDGYDITQYLAGKGEDPRKEFIYFVDDGTLVGLRYNQYKIVFAEQRAEGLDVWQEPFVPLRLPKLFNLRSDPFETADHEGMDYERWRVEHLFVMVPAQAYVAKFLETFKEFPPRQKPGSFSIDQVMENMQRASN, from the coding sequence ATGCTGAGGGATGTCGGAAAATCTCTATGCGGTCGCGCTTTTCAGGCGCGCGACGGTTCAGCCGGTCTCAGCCGGCGCCATCTCCTGCTACTCGGCGGCACGGCCCTGGCTGCCGCCACGGCAACGTCGTTCACACCCCGGCTGGCGCGCGCGCAGGCCCCCACCAGGCCACCAAACATCCTGATCCTATGGGGCGATGACGTCGGCTACTGGAACATCAGCGCCTACAACCAGGGCATGATGGGCTACAAGACGCCGAATATTGACCGGATCGCAAGGGAAGGCGGCCTGTTTACCGACTACTATGGGCAACAGAGTTGCACGGCCGGGCGCGCCGCATTCATCACCGGTCAATCGCCGTATCGCACCGGGTTGTTGAAGGTCGGCCTGCCAGGTGCCAAGGAAGGCATGCAGGCCGAGGACGCGACACTGCCGGAACTGCTCAAGCCGCATGGATACGTGACGGGCCAATTCGGCAAGAACCACCTCGGCGATCTCGACGAGCACCTGCCTACCGCGCACGGCTTCGACGAGTTCTTCGGTTCCCTGTACCACCTCAACGCCGAGGACGAGCCGGAACACCCGGACTATCCGAAGGACCCGGCCTTCAAGGAAAGGTTCGGCCCGCGCGGCGTCCTGCATGCTTATGCGGATGGACGCATCGAGAACACTGGCCCGTTGACCAAGAAGCGCATGGAAACGATTGACCAGGAGGTCACCGACGCGGCAATCGACTTCCTGAAACGCGCCAAGGAACAGGACAAGCCCTTCTTCCTCTGGTGGAACACCACCCGCATGCATATCTGGACCCGCCTCAAGCCCGAAAGCCAGGGCAAGACGGGCCTCGGAATCTATCCGGACGGCATGGTCGAGCATGACGCGGCGGTCGGTCAGATGCTGAAGGCGCTGGACGATCTCGGCTTCGCCGAAAACACGATCGTTATGTACTCGACCGACAACGGCGCCGAGAAATTCACCTGGCCTGACGGCGGCACGTCACCGTTCCGCGGCGAGAAAAACACCAACTGGGAAGGCGGCTTCCGCGTACCCTGCATGGTGCGTTGGCCGGGGACGATCGCCCCCGGAACGATCTACAATGAGATCGTCGCACATGAGGACTGGATCCCGACGCTGGTCGCTGCGGCGGGCGAACCCGACGTGAAGGCCAAGCTGCTCGCGGGGTATACCGCCGGCGCAAAGACCTTCAAGGTGCATCTCGACGGCTATGACATCACCCAATACCTCGCCGGAAAGGGCGAAGATCCGCGCAAGGAGTTCATCTACTTCGTGGACGACGGAACACTGGTCGGTCTGCGCTATAATCAATACAAGATCGTCTTTGCCGAGCAACGAGCCGAAGGGCTCGACGTTTGGCAGGAGCCCTTCGTGCCACTGCGGTTGCCCAAGCTGTTCAACCTGCGGTCCGATCCGTTCGAGACCGCCGACCACGAAGGCATGGACTATGAGCGCTGGCGCGTCGAACATCTCTTCGTCATGGTGCCGGCGCAGGCCTATGTCGCGAAATTCCTTGAAACCTTCAAGGAGTTCCCGCCCCGTCAGAAACCAGGGAGTTTCTCGATCGATCAGGTGATGGAGAACATGCAGAGAGCCTCGAACTAG
- a CDS encoding GNAT family N-acetyltransferase yields MKDINFRKAERRDLPAIVALLADDPLGKLREAVGEAPDAAYEAAFVAIEADPNQLLVVAEGDGEIVGTLQLTFIPGLSRGGAWRGQIEAVRVASGRRGEGLGHRMFEWAIAKCRARGCRLVQLTTDKSRPDAHRFYDDLGFVASHVGYKLSL; encoded by the coding sequence ATGAAAGACATCAATTTTCGCAAAGCCGAGCGCCGCGATCTTCCTGCCATTGTTGCGCTTCTTGCCGACGATCCCTTGGGCAAACTGCGGGAAGCGGTTGGCGAAGCGCCGGACGCTGCTTACGAAGCAGCCTTTGTCGCGATCGAGGCCGATCCGAACCAGTTGCTCGTTGTCGCAGAAGGTGACGGCGAGATCGTTGGCACACTTCAGCTTACCTTCATTCCCGGCCTGTCGCGTGGCGGCGCCTGGCGCGGCCAGATCGAGGCGGTGCGGGTCGCCAGCGGACGGCGCGGGGAGGGGCTTGGCCACCGCATGTTCGAGTGGGCAATTGCCAAATGCCGTGCCCGTGGCTGCCGTTTGGTGCAACTGACGACGGATAAAAGCCGCCCAGACGCACACCGCTTCTATGACGACCTCGGTTTTGTCGCCAGCCATGTGGGCTACAAGCTTTCGCTTTGA